DNA from Prosthecobacter debontii:
GCTTCCCGAATTCCATGGCTGCTGAACTCGCTAAATCCCGACCTGCCCGTGGCCGCGTGCAGGAGAAAGAAAGCCCCTGGAACGACGCCATCGGTATCGCCATGCTTGTCCTGGCGGCCATGTATCTCTTGGCGCTCGTTTCGTATGATCCCATGGATCTGCCGAGCTGGTTTTGGCTTAGCGTCACGGATCAACCGAACGCGGTGGTGAAAAATTTCGTCGGGCGTTTCGGGGCCATGGGGGCCGGTTTATCCCTGTATCTGGCCGGGATGGCGATTTACCTTTTACCCATCAGCATGACTTGGTTTGGCGTCTGCAAGCTGGCATCGAACCTGAAAGTCACGGGCCGCTCCTGGTTGGGCGTGGCTTTGATGGTCATCTCCATGGCCGCGATTTTTGAGGTGCAGGACATCCTCAATCAACGGGATAACATCACCCCGCTAGGCGGCGGTGGCGGCTTCGGATATCTGATTGGTGGCAGCATCTTAGCCAATCTTCTGGGCAGCGTCGGCTCCACCGTGGTGCTGGCGGGGGTTTACGCCGTCGGCTTTTTCCTGGCCAGCGGCATCCATCCACTCCAGGCCATCCAGGATATCCGCATGGAGATCACCCAGGCCTGGGAGACTTGGCAGATCCGTAAGGAACTGGCTGCCCGTGGAGTCGAGCCGGAGACCTCTGCGGTGTCTGCCTCCCCCTCACGCCGCCGAAAAACCACAGCGGACAAAGCCGATACCGTGCCGGCAGGCCCCTTGGTCACGCCCGAGCTAGGCCTGACCTTTGAGGCTCCGAAACCCAAAATCATCGACTCCTCCGCCAACCGCGAACATACCGAGAACAAGGACAAACCCCGCCTCTCGGAAGTCTGGGAAAAGAAACGCGCCCAAAAGCTGGAGCAGGCCCCGCATGGCACCTTGGGCAGCTTAGCCGTGCGCTTCAAAGACTACAAACTGCCGGAGCTGGACCTCCTCTCCTGGCCCGATGAATCTCAGCGGAAACCGACAGACACTCGTGAACTCCTGGCCATTCAGGAGACGATCGTCAAGGCACTCGCCAGCTTTAACGTCAAGGTGGAAGCTGGCGACATCACCCGCGGCCCTTCCATCACCCGCTACGAAGTGCGACCTGTGGACGGCCTACGTGTGGCCCGCATCGCTGCACTGGATGACGACATCGCACGCGCTACCTGTGCGGAGAGGATCAATATCCTGGCTCCTATCCCTGGGAAGGACACCGTCGGCATTGAGCTGGCCAACCGGGACAAAGTCGCCGTGCCTATTCGTGAACTTTTGGAAGATGAAGTCTTCGCCAATGGCAAGGCCAAGCTGCCCATTGCGCTGGGGAAAGATGTGTATGGCAAGACCATCATCGGTGACCTCGCTGCCATGCCGCACCTCCTGGTCGCCGGGGCTACAGGATCGGGTAAATCCGTCTGCATCAATGGCATCATCACCAGTCTGCTATGCCGGTTTGCCCCAGATGAACTGCGCTTCATCATGATCGACCCCAAGGTGGTGGAAATGCAAAACTACGCCGACCTGCCCCACCTGGCCTTGCCCGTGGTAACCGACCCCAAAAAAGCCCTGCTCGCCTTGCGCTGGGTCGTGCGGGAGATGGAAAGCCGTTACCAAATGTTTGCCCAAGAAGGCTGCCGAAACTTCGAGACCTTCAACAACCGCAACCGCAAACGAGCCGCCGCTAACGAGGCCCGCAAAGCCGCAGCGGCTGCCGCCCAGACTGTCATCCCGGCCAATGAAGTTGAGACGGAGATCGAGGCGGACATGGAAACCGAAGCCGCTCCTCCACCCCCACCTTCCCGCACACCACGCAAGGCCGCCGCAGGTAAGGATGACTCCCGTGTGTCTGCCGCCTTTGCCAAAGCCGCCGCCGCGGCGGATCACCTCGTGGATGGCACCACCCCACCCTGGGATGACATGGATCAAAGCAATGAGGCCGACATGGATGTCGAGACCGACGCAGATGCTGAGAATGAAGCCACCGAGCTGCCCGTAGATCAGCACGGCAACTGGATCGGCGATTCCCTCCCGCCTCAACCGAAGGTGCGCAGCCAGGAATTCATCATCCCGGATACCCTGCCCTACATCGTCGTTATCATCGACGAATTGGCCGATCTCATGCAGACTGCCCCGGCGGATATTGAGGTCGCCATTGCCCGCATCACCCAAATGGCCCGTGCCGCTGGCATTCACCTCATCGTGGCCACCCAGACCCCACGTGCCGACGTCATCACCGGCGTCATCAAGGCCAACATCCCCACCCGCATCGCCTTCCAGGTCTCCAGCGCGCTGGACAGTCGCGTGATCCTGGATCGCAAAGGTGCTGAGAATCTCGTCGGCAAAGGGGACATGCTGTATGTGCCCCCCGGTGGTGCCCAGCCCATCCGTAGCCAGGGTGCCCTCGTCACCGACGATGAAATCCACGCCGTGGTGGAGCGCTGCGCAGAACAGGGCAAACCCATCTTTGACGTGAAAGTGGATGACGAGACCGGCGAAATGGGCGGTGACGACGACGATGATAACGGCGGTGTCAGCAGCGAGGAGGAGCAAACTTTGGAGCGTTGCCTTGAAGTCATCCGTCAGGAGAAAAAAGCCTCCACCAGCCTATTTCAGCGCCGCCTCAAACTTGGTTACGGGCGCGCTGCGCGCATGATGGACATCCTCGAAGATCGCGGCATCATCGGCCCAGGCGAGGGTGCCAAGCCGCGCGAGATCCTCGTGGATATGGATATGATTTGAACTGGAATAGAGCCATCAGAGCGGGCCGTGCATGATTCCCTGCAAGGTCTCATCAAGGCGTTGGAAGAGGTCGTGATGGCGCGAAAAGCGAGAGAATCGGATGCCGTGCCGCACTTTTCAAAAGCGATGGCTTGAAAAAAATCTGTCATTTTCGGAAAGTCAGGCACGCGGTGCGGTGCACCTTTGCGAACAAAGTTGGCGACAAAGGCGAACTTGCGCCATACTGCGTGTCCTGAAACACCTGTCATGACCGAATCCGAAGCGACTCCCGAAGAAACACCAACGCCAAAACCCGCTGGGCTGGTGGACCTTTCTGACCTGCGCATGATGCCCGCTTGGGTTTCAGGCATGAGCGCACCTAGTAACCTCAATAAGTTTGAGGACCGGGAAGAGCGTCGACCACGCCGCGAAGGTGGCGGTGGGCGAGATCGTTTTCAGGGTGATCGCCGTAGTGGTCCCCCACCACGCCGTGATGGGGGTGGTTTCGTCGGTGGCCAAAACCGTGATCGTGGCGAGTTCCGTCCGCGCCGTGATGGCCCACCAGGGCAAGGCCCCGGTGGCCCCCGCAGAGATCGTGATGATCGAGGTGGTCCTCGCCGGTTTGGCGATCGGGATCGTGGTCACGGAGATCGCCCACAACGCGAGTGGGTAGAAATCCCAAAGGATATCAAGGTGGTGATCGAGCCCGAGGACAAGTCGTCGGAGGCCTTGGCCAATCACATCCGCACCAGCGGGCATGCCTTCAGCATGTTCGATGCCGCTCGCCTCGTGCTAGCGGAAGGAGATCGTTTCCACGTCCGTTTCACTTGTGCTGCCGAACGCCCAACGGGCCTGTTTGTAACCCAGGCCGATGGCGGCCTTTTCCTGAGCCGCGAAGAAGCGCTCAGCCATGTCCTGCGCGGCGCCGCCATCGATTCTTACTACAAGATCGAAGAGGTGGAATTGGAAGAGCCTAAGGGCGACTTCAAGAGCATCGGCGTTTGTGGCCTCACTGGAGAATTGCTTGGCCCACC
Protein-coding regions in this window:
- a CDS encoding DNA translocase FtsK, which produces MAAELAKSRPARGRVQEKESPWNDAIGIAMLVLAAMYLLALVSYDPMDLPSWFWLSVTDQPNAVVKNFVGRFGAMGAGLSLYLAGMAIYLLPISMTWFGVCKLASNLKVTGRSWLGVALMVISMAAIFEVQDILNQRDNITPLGGGGGFGYLIGGSILANLLGSVGSTVVLAGVYAVGFFLASGIHPLQAIQDIRMEITQAWETWQIRKELAARGVEPETSAVSASPSRRRKTTADKADTVPAGPLVTPELGLTFEAPKPKIIDSSANREHTENKDKPRLSEVWEKKRAQKLEQAPHGTLGSLAVRFKDYKLPELDLLSWPDESQRKPTDTRELLAIQETIVKALASFNVKVEAGDITRGPSITRYEVRPVDGLRVARIAALDDDIARATCAERINILAPIPGKDTVGIELANRDKVAVPIRELLEDEVFANGKAKLPIALGKDVYGKTIIGDLAAMPHLLVAGATGSGKSVCINGIITSLLCRFAPDELRFIMIDPKVVEMQNYADLPHLALPVVTDPKKALLALRWVVREMESRYQMFAQEGCRNFETFNNRNRKRAAANEARKAAAAAAQTVIPANEVETEIEADMETEAAPPPPPSRTPRKAAAGKDDSRVSAAFAKAAAAADHLVDGTTPPWDDMDQSNEADMDVETDADAENEATELPVDQHGNWIGDSLPPQPKVRSQEFIIPDTLPYIVVIIDELADLMQTAPADIEVAIARITQMARAAGIHLIVATQTPRADVITGVIKANIPTRIAFQVSSALDSRVILDRKGAENLVGKGDMLYVPPGGAQPIRSQGALVTDDEIHAVVERCAEQGKPIFDVKVDDETGEMGGDDDDDNGGVSSEEEQTLERCLEVIRQEKKASTSLFQRRLKLGYGRAARMMDILEDRGIIGPGEGAKPREILVDMDMI